Proteins found in one Chloroflexota bacterium genomic segment:
- a CDS encoding GAF domain-containing protein: MYDGDHAVSTIWHEQLELLKKTAQEHFCLHNAELLIQRICALISHYLQTPRVTIALVQHDSFVPVASALGPLEDPSYQQPPRLIYNAGAAWSAVWHHQRSIITPAPTPDGMCQLSVPIQRNGQFLGLIDIQSPQPEHKLSLLQPIIEMIAQQLALALGTLPSHRQHYREDQCTQIIEKINLHILKHLDVLAEPQQIIELIWRFLPLQGAALYLYDEQGLGLLTQINAAHVPTQRGIQPLSPSYYEQIGQQSSHSSAKMLLAGQHGIDIHVPGNQANLGLLHLIPATPFEANDLLALQEFGARLGYILEHNRLFRSMYVANERNVLFARIVSHIRQTMNLREVWQDVLATLGLGLRADFCTVALYEQEQRLRFHGTYTTLLLPDHLTAAEALLHSEMLQAFQQKRSLTIDEYHDSNDPELRERLLALNIHALAWVPLVANGQWLGFVCVYKVQRPFLWTLDDLRLINDVADQLALALRQMQLYEAERQRRRELEALQEIIRAISGELNLHALCGNVVEKVIDVFKVAAAAVLMWHNDGSAMQVVAHAGFSERYLDSLEMNTDTVNYWISRFKPPTPLYISDIRRVSLIGGDPASAEGLSSLFAQPLMVDGRFSGWLQMYSRGNVRVWNPEESHLAASIAQQISQAIHTARRYEQEHLLRTDAEQSYYQLRSVLDELENTRETLINSEKLRALGQLASGVAHDFNNLLASILGNAQFLLIHEEHAERRDALQVIERAAKDGAVTVRRIQEFARASETIYDDIVDLRDVVNIALEFTRPSWRDKTQQRGIKLDISTHLAAAHVQGSAAELREVCVNLVVNAIDVLPQGGTITISTGTTGEWSYFTIADNGPGIAPEDRTRIFEPFFSTKPIGEGTGMGLAVALSIVQRHRGKLLTEDVYPHGARFVVLLPIHHAPQPKPRPVAIVPKTAAQRILVVDDEPAVRNIVAKVLRHDQHEVTLAGSGEEALRWIDEQAFDLIISDLGMPGMNGWDVLEQARQRRPNIIAILITGWGYQHDADYAAARGVDSVLGKPFEMQTLRSTVADLIQARNTQGPNRVS; encoded by the coding sequence ATGTACGATGGTGATCACGCGGTGTCAACCATTTGGCATGAGCAACTTGAGCTGTTAAAAAAAACCGCTCAAGAACATTTTTGCCTTCATAATGCCGAATTGTTGATTCAACGCATTTGCGCACTGATCAGCCACTATTTGCAAACGCCGCGGGTCACCATCGCCCTCGTTCAACATGATAGTTTTGTGCCAGTTGCCAGCGCCCTTGGCCCTTTAGAAGACCCAAGCTATCAACAGCCACCACGGTTAATCTACAATGCAGGAGCCGCTTGGTCGGCGGTTTGGCATCATCAACGCAGTATAATCACTCCTGCGCCAACCCCTGATGGAATGTGCCAACTCAGCGTGCCAATTCAGCGCAATGGTCAATTCCTTGGCTTAATCGATATTCAAAGTCCACAGCCTGAGCATAAACTAAGCCTCTTACAGCCAATTATCGAGATGATCGCCCAGCAATTAGCGCTAGCCTTGGGCACACTTCCTAGCCATCGTCAACATTATCGCGAAGATCAATGCACCCAAATCATCGAAAAAATCAATCTGCATATTTTGAAACACCTTGATGTATTAGCCGAGCCGCAACAGATTATCGAATTAATTTGGCGTTTTTTGCCGTTGCAAGGCGCTGCATTATATTTATACGATGAGCAAGGCTTGGGCTTATTGACTCAAATTAATGCCGCCCATGTGCCAACTCAGCGTGGAATTCAGCCGCTTAGCCCCAGTTATTACGAGCAAATCGGCCAGCAATCAAGCCATAGTTCAGCCAAAATGTTGCTGGCAGGCCAGCATGGCATCGATATTCATGTACCTGGCAATCAAGCCAATCTTGGTTTGTTACATTTAATTCCCGCCACGCCGTTTGAAGCTAACGATTTGCTGGCCTTGCAAGAGTTTGGCGCACGCTTAGGTTATATTTTGGAGCATAATCGGCTGTTTCGCTCGATGTATGTGGCCAATGAACGCAATGTGCTGTTTGCCCGCATCGTCAGCCATATTCGCCAAACCATGAATTTGCGCGAGGTTTGGCAGGATGTGTTGGCAACCCTCGGTTTGGGTTTACGCGCCGATTTCTGCACCGTGGCCTTGTACGAGCAAGAGCAACGCTTGCGCTTCCATGGAACCTACACAACCTTGCTGCTGCCCGACCATCTGACGGCTGCCGAGGCTTTGTTGCATAGCGAAATGCTGCAAGCCTTTCAACAAAAGCGCTCGCTGACGATCGACGAATATCACGATAGCAATGACCCTGAATTGCGCGAACGGCTGCTGGCCTTGAATATTCATGCTTTGGCTTGGGTTCCCTTGGTCGCCAACGGCCAATGGCTAGGCTTTGTTTGTGTCTATAAAGTGCAACGGCCCTTCCTCTGGACGCTTGACGATTTGCGCTTAATCAACGATGTAGCCGATCAATTGGCCTTAGCCTTGCGCCAAATGCAGCTCTACGAGGCCGAACGCCAACGCCGCCGCGAATTAGAAGCCTTACAAGAAATTATTCGCGCGATCAGCGGTGAACTCAATTTACATGCTTTATGTGGCAATGTGGTCGAAAAAGTAATCGATGTGTTTAAAGTTGCCGCTGCTGCGGTGCTGATGTGGCACAATGATGGCAGTGCCATGCAGGTGGTGGCCCACGCGGGCTTTTCCGAGCGCTATCTCGATTCGCTAGAGATGAACACTGATACGGTTAATTATTGGATTTCGCGCTTCAAGCCACCAACACCCTTGTATATTAGCGATATTCGGCGCGTCTCGCTGATTGGCGGCGATCCAGCTAGCGCCGAAGGTTTGTCATCACTCTTTGCCCAACCACTGATGGTTGATGGCCGGTTTAGTGGTTGGTTGCAAATGTATAGCCGCGGTAATGTGCGGGTTTGGAATCCTGAGGAAAGCCATCTGGCGGCCTCGATCGCCCAACAAATTTCTCAAGCAATTCATACAGCCCGACGTTATGAGCAAGAACATTTGCTGCGCACCGATGCCGAGCAATCATATTACCAGTTGCGCAGCGTGCTTGATGAGCTAGAAAACACTCGCGAAACGTTGATCAATTCGGAGAAACTACGAGCTTTGGGTCAACTTGCCAGCGGCGTTGCGCATGATTTCAACAATCTCTTGGCCTCAATTTTGGGCAATGCCCAATTTTTGCTGATTCACGAAGAGCATGCTGAGCGTCGTGATGCCCTGCAAGTGATCGAACGTGCCGCTAAAGATGGTGCGGTCACGGTGCGCCGGATTCAAGAGTTTGCGCGGGCCTCCGAAACAATTTACGACGATATTGTTGATTTGCGTGATGTGGTTAATATTGCGCTCGAATTTACCCGCCCTTCGTGGCGTGATAAAACCCAGCAACGCGGAATTAAGCTCGATATTAGCACCCATTTAGCTGCCGCCCATGTTCAGGGCAGCGCCGCCGAATTACGCGAAGTTTGCGTTAATTTGGTGGTCAATGCGATTGATGTCTTGCCCCAAGGCGGCACAATTACAATCAGCACTGGCACAACTGGCGAGTGGTCGTACTTTACGATTGCCGATAACGGCCCAGGCATCGCTCCCGAAGATCGCACCCGCATTTTCGAGCCATTTTTCTCGACCAAGCCAATTGGCGAGGGCACAGGTATGGGCTTGGCAGTGGCATTAAGCATTGTCCAACGCCATCGTGGCAAATTATTGACTGAAGATGTATATCCGCATGGCGCTCGCTTCGTGGTGTTGCTACCAATTCATCATGCCCCCCAGCCAAAACCCCGCCCCGTCGCGATTGTGCCTAAAACTGCGGCTCAGCGTATTTTGGTGGTTGATGATGAGCCAGCGGTGCGCAATATCGTGGCCAAAGTATTGCGCCACGATCAGCATGAAGTGACCTTGGCTGGCTCTGGTGAAGAAGCTTTGCGCTGGATCGACGAACAAGCCTTTGATCTGATTATTTCCGATTTGGGTATGCCTGGGATGAACGGCTGGGATGTGCTGGAACAAGCGCGACAACGCCGCCCAAATATCATCGCGATTTTAATTACTGGCTGGGGCTACCAACATGATGCTGATTACGCTGCGGCGCGAGGTGTCGATAGTGTGCTCGGCAAGCCCTTCGAGATGCAAACCCTGCGCAGCACCGTCGCCGATTTGATTCAAGCTCGTAACACACAAGGCCCAAACCGTGTATCATAG
- a CDS encoding enoyl-CoA hydratase/isomerase family protein yields MSYQLISISQQAAVTTVSLNRPELHNAFNPELIGELRQALTAIAADSTTRVVILTGNGPSFSAGGDLSWMQASASYTAEQNIADAENLDAMFDLLNSMPQPVIGRINGAALGGGAGLVACCDLAVAVEQAKFGFTEVKLGLIPAVIAQYVVPKIGVSHSRALFISGERFSAERAFEIGLIHAITSEDELDQTVGYLVERMLSGGPQAMAQAKKLVQAIWEMERSAAKRYAIEAIAQARTSAEGQAGLAAFLNKRKPQW; encoded by the coding sequence GTGTCATATCAACTGATCAGCATCAGCCAGCAGGCCGCCGTTACCACGGTTAGTCTCAATCGGCCAGAATTGCACAATGCCTTTAATCCCGAACTGATTGGCGAATTGCGCCAAGCGCTGACTGCAATCGCTGCCGATAGCACGACGCGGGTGGTTATTTTAACGGGCAACGGGCCTTCGTTCTCGGCTGGTGGCGATTTAAGCTGGATGCAAGCCAGCGCCAGTTACACGGCTGAGCAAAATATTGCCGATGCTGAAAATCTTGATGCTATGTTCGATTTGCTCAATAGCATGCCGCAACCAGTCATCGGGCGGATCAATGGCGCAGCCCTCGGCGGTGGTGCTGGCTTAGTCGCTTGTTGCGATTTAGCAGTAGCCGTTGAGCAAGCGAAATTTGGCTTTACCGAAGTCAAATTAGGCTTGATTCCAGCAGTAATTGCCCAATATGTCGTGCCCAAAATTGGAGTCAGCCATAGCCGCGCCTTGTTTATTTCGGGCGAGCGTTTCAGTGCCGAACGCGCCTTTGAAATTGGCCTGATCCATGCGATTACCAGCGAAGATGAGCTTGATCAAACGGTTGGCTATTTGGTAGAACGGATGCTCAGCGGCGGCCCGCAAGCCATGGCCCAAGCCAAAAAGTTGGTTCAAGCGATCTGGGAAATGGAGCGCAGTGCTGCCAAACGCTACGCCATCGAGGCGATCGCCCAAGCTCGTACCAGCGCCGAGGGCCAAGCTGGCTTAGCCGCATTTTTAAACAAGCGCAAACCGCAATGGTAA
- a CDS encoding zinc-ribbon domain-containing protein, which translates to MALRECPNCRASVDDVNPFCSECGTRLNAAPTAAEGPTQALPRYDGQGGFSSPEQNYGQAGSYPPPPQQNYGQGGSYPPPPQQNYGQGGSYPPPPQQNYGQGGSYPPPPQQNYGQGGSYPPPPQQNYGNQQQYTPANYQQPNYGASYPNASVPTKRSSNTGIVIGIVVGILVLIGAGVAFLMDGDKDDPNNKLVAGNATSVATATARPTRTPAVEATEEPEAPTSEPSTGGLAFLEDDFSTTDEAWPDQETASKSGKYAYVEDAYQIHVYVNERIIWTSTNETYSDVDAQIDVKMVSGDPTNAAGLVLREQIDGDASGSLYVYQIDGQGNIAFRRYDKQTEEWTNLVDWKFSSVANDGIGATNRLRVVAIGSNFTFYLNGEKVATYNDDTYANGAVGFGASTFDNGDTLTEFDNLRMAYP; encoded by the coding sequence ATGGCGCTTCGTGAATGTCCTAATTGTCGGGCAAGTGTAGATGATGTAAATCCGTTTTGTTCTGAGTGTGGAACCCGGCTCAACGCTGCGCCAACGGCTGCCGAAGGGCCAACTCAAGCTCTGCCGCGCTACGATGGTCAAGGCGGTTTTTCATCACCAGAACAAAATTATGGTCAAGCTGGTAGCTATCCACCGCCACCACAACAAAATTATGGTCAAGGCGGCAGCTATCCACCACCGCCACAACAAAATTACGGTCAAGGCGGCAGCTATCCACCACCGCCACAGCAAAATTACGGTCAAGGCGGCAGCTATCCACCACCGCCACAGCAAAATTACGGTCAAGGCGGCAGCTATCCACCGCCACCACAACAAAATTATGGCAATCAGCAACAATACACGCCCGCCAACTATCAACAACCAAATTATGGCGCATCCTATCCTAATGCCAGCGTACCAACCAAACGCAGCAGCAACACCGGAATTGTAATCGGGATTGTCGTGGGGATTCTGGTGCTGATCGGGGCTGGCGTAGCCTTTTTGATGGATGGCGATAAAGACGATCCAAATAATAAGCTCGTTGCAGGCAATGCGACCAGCGTCGCCACCGCCACTGCCCGCCCAACCCGCACCCCAGCGGTAGAAGCAACCGAGGAGCCAGAAGCACCAACATCAGAGCCGAGCACTGGCGGCTTAGCCTTCTTGGAAGACGATTTTTCGACCACCGATGAAGCTTGGCCCGATCAAGAAACTGCCAGCAAATCGGGCAAATATGCCTATGTCGAAGATGCCTATCAAATTCATGTATATGTCAATGAACGCATCATTTGGACATCCACTAATGAAACATATAGTGATGTTGATGCCCAAATCGATGTAAAAATGGTCAGCGGCGATCCAACCAATGCAGCCGGCCTTGTGCTGCGTGAGCAAATCGATGGCGATGCTTCAGGTAGTTTGTATGTCTACCAAATCGATGGTCAAGGCAATATTGCCTTCCGTCGCTATGACAAACAAACCGAAGAATGGACTAACCTCGTCGATTGGAAATTTAGCTCGGTTGCCAATGATGGCATTGGCGCAACCAATCGGCTGCGTGTGGTAGCGATTGGCTCGAACTTTACCTTCTATTTGAATGGTGAAAAAGTCGCCACCTACAACGATGATACCTATGCCAACGGCGCGGTGGGTTTCGGCGCAAGCACCTTTGATAATGGTGATACCTTAACCGAATTTGATAATTTACGCATGGCTTATCCCTAG
- the plsX gene encoding phosphate acyltransferase PlsX, which translates to MRIVLDASGGDHAPQATVAGAIAAARAWGDQIILVGDEASIRAELAKHDTSNLDLPVVDAPEMIEMTEHPAQAIRRKRNSSVAIGLRLVRDGEADAFVSAGHSGATMAGALFILGRIRGIERPCLVTHFPTVHGHALLLDSGATTDCKPEYLVQFAQMGNVYAQKIANIAMPRIGLLANGEEANKGDKLVQDTHGLLQQRSDLTFIGNIEPKDMLINGSADVVVADGFVGNLVLKFGEGVFKMITTAASNNIKAEWRKNLVLGLLPALVALILPGKGRWRALIAGLTGLTLPASMAVAPLLALRKRMDYRSHGGAPLLGVNGIAIVAHGKSDALAIQNAIGQARNAVEQRVVATISHALETVELVPSA; encoded by the coding sequence GTGCGTATTGTTTTGGATGCCAGCGGTGGCGACCACGCCCCTCAAGCGACAGTAGCAGGCGCAATTGCCGCTGCTCGCGCTTGGGGCGACCAAATTATTCTCGTTGGCGATGAGGCTTCAATTCGGGCTGAACTCGCCAAACACGATACCAGCAACCTCGATTTACCAGTGGTTGATGCACCTGAAATGATCGAAATGACCGAGCATCCGGCCCAAGCGATTCGCCGTAAACGCAACTCTTCAGTTGCAATCGGCCTGCGTTTGGTGCGTGATGGTGAAGCCGATGCCTTTGTTTCGGCGGGCCATAGCGGGGCAACCATGGCAGGGGCGTTGTTCATCCTTGGACGCATTCGTGGGATTGAACGACCTTGTTTAGTCACCCATTTTCCAACCGTCCATGGCCATGCTTTATTGCTCGATTCGGGCGCAACTACCGATTGTAAGCCTGAATATTTGGTGCAGTTTGCCCAAATGGGCAATGTTTATGCCCAAAAAATCGCCAATATTGCCATGCCACGAATCGGCCTTTTGGCGAATGGCGAAGAGGCCAATAAGGGTGATAAACTGGTACAAGACACCCATGGACTGTTACAGCAACGTAGCGATTTGACCTTTATTGGCAACATCGAACCCAAAGATATGTTAATCAATGGTAGCGCCGATGTGGTGGTGGCCGATGGGTTTGTTGGTAATTTGGTGCTCAAATTTGGCGAAGGGGTCTTTAAAATGATCACCACCGCCGCCAGCAATAACATCAAAGCCGAATGGCGCAAAAATCTGGTCCTAGGCTTGCTGCCAGCCTTAGTAGCATTGATTTTGCCAGGCAAAGGTCGTTGGCGAGCATTAATCGCTGGTCTAACTGGCTTGACATTGCCTGCGAGTATGGCCGTTGCACCACTTTTGGCCTTACGTAAACGTATGGATTATCGCAGCCATGGCGGCGCACCGTTATTGGGCGTTAATGGAATTGCGATTGTTGCTCATGGCAAATCCGATGCGTTAGCAATTCAAAATGCAATCGGGCAAGCTCGCAATGCCGTTGAACAACGGGTCGTCGCAACCATTAGCCATGCCCTCGAAACCGTTGAATTAGTACCCTCGGCCTAA
- a CDS encoding DUF2330 domain-containing protein, which translates to MRRFATVFALCSILSFTLPSIAAACGALIPADDQIRQAGLNVIFAVDGQANQTTAYIQINYVGDPAEFAWILPVPSNPKVDVIEASTFAELHTLTDPRVTFPSPPECFPAIVGAAPEGAGQAPNVLQQGQVGPYDYSVIEDRDPAALETWLTTNGYQTPAGLEAALKPYTEAGMPLIAMKLKPGADTNDIQPVAISFTGTTPMLPLRLAALSSEPKTPITVWIFGAAQAIPTNTERFTMRENDLALMAYDGSNNYKELRSGVLASVAGKGFLTEYAQQSKFLNPQDSLLKELTSKYTFLTRLYAEISPEEMLFDPTFGYSPDLPPLSNNIDLTYRTEPYDCETATLHTVRRQQYDAAKGNRSSEEEATANLRRGPLRIGTLLVIGVTMGSIWLLARRPKRRPSA; encoded by the coding sequence ATGCGCCGTTTCGCCACAGTCTTTGCGCTGTGTAGCATTTTAAGCTTTACTCTGCCCTCAATTGCTGCCGCTTGTGGAGCGTTGATTCCCGCCGATGATCAGATTCGCCAGGCTGGCCTCAACGTGATTTTTGCTGTCGATGGTCAAGCCAACCAAACCACCGCCTATATTCAAATTAACTATGTTGGCGATCCCGCTGAGTTTGCTTGGATTTTGCCAGTACCGAGTAATCCCAAGGTCGATGTGATTGAAGCCAGCACGTTTGCTGAATTGCATACTCTGACCGATCCACGAGTGACCTTCCCTTCGCCACCTGAATGTTTTCCGGCGATCGTTGGAGCAGCACCTGAGGGCGCTGGTCAAGCCCCAAATGTGTTGCAACAAGGCCAAGTCGGCCCCTACGACTACAGCGTAATTGAGGATCGTGATCCAGCGGCGCTTGAAACATGGCTCACAACCAACGGCTATCAAACTCCAGCGGGTTTAGAAGCTGCCCTAAAACCCTATACCGAAGCTGGCATGCCCTTGATCGCTATGAAACTCAAGCCTGGCGCTGATACCAACGATATTCAACCTGTCGCAATCAGCTTCACGGGCACAACCCCAATGCTGCCCTTGCGCTTGGCAGCCTTGAGCAGCGAACCCAAAACTCCAATCACGGTCTGGATTTTCGGCGCTGCCCAAGCGATTCCAACCAATACCGAACGCTTTACCATGCGCGAAAACGATTTGGCGCTTATGGCCTACGATGGCTCGAATAATTACAAAGAATTGCGCAGCGGCGTGTTGGCAAGCGTAGCGGGCAAAGGCTTTTTGACCGAATACGCCCAACAAAGCAAATTTCTCAACCCCCAAGATAGCCTGCTGAAGGAATTGACCAGCAAATATACGTTCTTGACGCGGTTGTATGCTGAAATTTCACCCGAAGAGATGCTGTTTGATCCAACCTTTGGTTATAGCCCTGATCTGCCACCGCTTTCCAACAATATCGACTTGACCTATCGCACCGAGCCATACGATTGCGAAACTGCGACCTTGCACACGGTGCGTCGCCAGCAATACGATGCGGCCAAAGGCAATCGCTCATCAGAAGAAGAAGCAACTGCCAATTTGCGCCGTGGCCCCTTGCGCATCGGCACGCTGTTGGTGATTGGCGTAACCATGGGTTCGATCTGGCTCTTGGCTCGTCGGCCCAAACGCCGCCCCAGCGCCTAG
- a CDS encoding GNAT family N-acetyltransferase, which translates to MEIRALVADERLLDQAAELLVLAFAEHWPEAWPTLDDAREEMQEALLPERVGFMALIEGQVVGWIGGQPNYDGNVWELHPLAVHPDYQGHGIGRALVQALEVECSARGGLTLMLGTDDEAFLTSASGIDVFPNPLQHLATIQNRRRHPFEFYQHCGFSIVGMIPDANGLGKPDILMAKRLVAWPSNFPTGGLE; encoded by the coding sequence ATGGAAATTCGTGCTTTAGTTGCTGATGAGCGCTTACTCGACCAAGCTGCCGAGCTGTTGGTGCTGGCCTTTGCTGAGCATTGGCCCGAAGCTTGGCCAACGCTTGACGATGCCCGTGAAGAAATGCAAGAGGCGCTATTGCCCGAACGAGTTGGTTTTATGGCACTAATTGAGGGCCAAGTGGTTGGTTGGATTGGCGGCCAACCAAATTACGATGGCAATGTCTGGGAATTGCATCCCTTGGCAGTTCACCCCGATTACCAAGGCCATGGCATTGGTCGCGCGTTAGTCCAAGCCTTAGAGGTTGAATGTAGTGCCCGTGGTGGCCTGACCTTAATGTTGGGCACTGATGATGAAGCCTTTTTGACCTCAGCCAGCGGCATCGATGTTTTCCCCAACCCGCTGCAGCACCTCGCCACGATTCAGAATCGCCGCCGCCACCCCTTTGAATTTTATCAACACTGTGGATTTAGCATCGTTGGCATGATTCCCGATGCCAATGGTTTGGGCAAGCCCGATATTCTGATGGCCAAGCGTTTGGTTGCTTGGCCAAGCAATTTTCCAACAGGAGGCTTAGAGTGA
- a CDS encoding GNAT family N-acetyltransferase, producing the protein MNYWYGNAVEEDIAVLAPLLGQALHFNMNREALVEWMQKRGVGLYRAFKVDGTIAAGLGILPMGQWFGGKAQPTAGITVVGVGPEWRGRKVGGFMMEAMLREQYEQDVAISTLYPATTQFYRTLGYERAGSRILYQLNPSLIKPKRDHGVTLRQVLETDYAPFAAIYDPWAASQAGVLERSQLMWERVMVSPRAERLRYILSDQAGQAVGYVVYEQAGQFEDVKVIDWVATTGAALDALLDFWAGHRSLVSKIVLPGAPMDPLLFRYHEQGVEYNWHLDWMLRIINAPLAIERRGFPGWLNCEIALDLIDPRLDWNHGRWVLQLRDGVGRLERGGNGAVSLHVRDLAALYSGYLAPHDLRLAGSLQADADQLSLLAAIFASPRPWMSDMF; encoded by the coding sequence GTGAATTATTGGTATGGTAATGCCGTCGAGGAAGATATTGCGGTTCTAGCGCCATTGTTGGGCCAAGCTTTGCATTTCAACATGAACCGTGAAGCGTTGGTTGAATGGATGCAAAAGCGTGGGGTGGGTTTATATCGGGCCTTTAAGGTTGATGGGACAATCGCCGCAGGCTTGGGGATTTTGCCGATGGGCCAGTGGTTTGGCGGCAAAGCTCAGCCAACCGCTGGGATTACAGTGGTTGGAGTTGGCCCCGAATGGCGCGGGCGTAAAGTTGGCGGATTCATGATGGAAGCCATGTTGCGTGAGCAATACGAGCAAGATGTGGCGATTTCAACGCTCTATCCAGCTACAACTCAATTTTATCGCACGCTTGGCTACGAGCGAGCTGGCAGCCGTATCTTGTATCAATTGAATCCTAGTTTGATCAAACCCAAGCGTGATCATGGTGTGACGCTGCGTCAAGTGCTCGAAACTGATTATGCGCCGTTTGCCGCGATTTACGATCCTTGGGCGGCGAGCCAAGCTGGGGTGCTCGAACGTTCGCAATTGATGTGGGAACGGGTGATGGTTTCGCCCCGCGCTGAACGTTTGCGCTATATTTTGAGCGATCAGGCTGGTCAAGCGGTGGGCTATGTGGTCTATGAGCAAGCTGGCCAGTTCGAAGATGTGAAAGTGATCGATTGGGTGGCAACCACAGGCGCGGCCTTAGATGCGCTGCTGGATTTTTGGGCTGGTCATCGCTCATTAGTCAGTAAAATTGTCTTGCCTGGTGCACCAATGGACCCATTGCTGTTTCGCTACCACGAACAGGGGGTTGAATATAACTGGCATTTGGATTGGATGCTGCGGATCATCAATGCGCCGCTGGCCATCGAACGCCGTGGTTTTCCAGGCTGGCTGAATTGCGAAATTGCCCTCGACTTAATTGACCCACGCTTGGATTGGAACCATGGCCGTTGGGTGTTGCAACTCCGTGATGGGGTTGGCAGATTAGAGCGTGGTGGCAATGGCGCAGTTTCGCTGCATGTGCGTGATCTGGCTGCCTTGTATAGCGGCTACCTTGCGCCCCACGATTTGCGTTTGGCTGGCAGTTTACAGGCCGATGCTGATCAATTAAGCTTGTTGGCGGCAATTTTTGCTAGCCCACGCCCGTGGATGAGCGATATGTTCTAA
- a CDS encoding RICIN domain-containing protein produces MKPSRFMWIFALLVLFGSSLPTTQAQSRKDGEVDNNDVTVPVNDPERGMIYDGLTPTKTGPCAGMYEVKVGDQIFCSHGPDPIAKGKSVKDETLPLEKAAINPMIVCNGDGHAGNRTQVMYVRASDRPDRFNQFVGSIRQWSSDMDRIYQTSAQETGGFRAVNFVTNNCEIYVMNVVVPADGDDSIDKTANALKALGHNRADRKYLTFVDNNILCGVAFYMLDDRPDQNNANNFGPGFARMDNGCWNGATAAHEHMHTMGAVQRSAPNSTAYGHCIDDEDIMCYVDGPGTPPMQNRCGASQYGRFDCNHDDYFHTNPPAGSYLATKWNSANNKFLLKQAPGATYYRVRNRATNKCIDVAQGGNPANGTVILQWDCHNGYNQQWQLISTDNGFVRFVSRATGKVMDVSAASTSDGAKIHQWEWVGGANQQWRINNLGNGYSTITARHSGLAVDIPWCDAASGVQLQQVNPTNNDCQSFVFEPMQ; encoded by the coding sequence ATGAAACCCTCACGGTTTATGTGGATTTTTGCTTTACTTGTTCTTTTTGGTAGTTCTCTTCCCACAACTCAAGCCCAATCGCGCAAAGATGGCGAGGTTGATAACAACGATGTAACCGTGCCCGTCAACGACCCCGAACGCGGCATGATCTACGATGGTTTGACTCCGACGAAAACTGGTCCGTGTGCTGGTATGTACGAAGTTAAAGTTGGCGACCAAATCTTCTGTAGCCACGGCCCCGACCCAATCGCCAAAGGCAAATCGGTTAAAGACGAAACCTTGCCGCTCGAAAAGGCTGCAATCAACCCAATGATCGTCTGTAACGGCGATGGCCACGCTGGCAACCGCACCCAAGTGATGTATGTGCGGGCTTCCGACCGACCTGATCGTTTCAACCAATTCGTTGGTTCGATTCGCCAATGGTCATCGGATATGGATCGGATCTATCAAACCAGTGCCCAAGAAACTGGTGGCTTCCGCGCTGTCAACTTCGTCACCAACAATTGTGAAATTTATGTGATGAATGTGGTCGTGCCAGCCGATGGCGACGATTCAATCGATAAAACCGCCAATGCGTTGAAAGCCCTCGGCCATAACCGCGCCGACCGCAAATATTTGACCTTTGTCGATAATAACATTTTGTGTGGCGTAGCCTTCTACATGCTTGACGATCGCCCAGATCAAAATAACGCCAACAACTTCGGCCCTGGCTTTGCACGCATGGATAACGGCTGCTGGAACGGCGCAACCGCTGCCCACGAACATATGCACACGATGGGTGCAGTGCAACGTTCGGCTCCCAATAGCACCGCTTATGGTCACTGTATCGACGATGAAGATATTATGTGTTACGTTGACGGCCCAGGCACGCCACCAATGCAAAATCGCTGTGGTGCCAGCCAATATGGCCGCTTCGATTGTAACCACGACGATTATTTCCACACCAACCCGCCAGCAGGCAGCTACTTGGCAACCAAATGGAACTCGGCCAACAATAAGTTCTTGTTGAAGCAAGCACCTGGCGCAACCTACTATCGGGTGCGCAATCGGGCAACCAACAAGTGTATCGATGTCGCCCAGGGTGGAAACCCTGCTAATGGCACGGTCATTCTGCAATGGGATTGCCACAACGGCTACAATCAACAATGGCAATTGATTTCGACTGACAATGGTTTTGTGCGCTTCGTCTCACGGGCCACCGGCAAGGTGATGGATGTAAGCGCCGCCTCGACCAGCGATGGAGCCAAAATCCATCAATGGGAATGGGTCGGCGGAGCAAACCAACAATGGCGTATCAATAATCTTGGCAATGGCTATTCAACCATTACGGCTCGTCATAGTGGGTTAGCGGTTGATATTCCATGGTGCGATGCAGCCAGCGGCGTGCAATTGCAACAAGTCAATCCAACTAACAACGATTGTCAATCATTTGTATTTGAGCCAATGCAATAA